The following proteins are encoded in a genomic region of Syngnathus acus chromosome 22, fSynAcu1.2, whole genome shotgun sequence:
- the dio2 gene encoding type II iodothyronine deiodinase isoform X2 produces the protein MTGNLYAAAVSDRVQRDEMGMASEDLLVTLQILPAFFSNCLFLALYDSMVLVKRIVSRLRCSRSAAAAAAAGSGKWRRMLTRAGIRSIWKSFLLDAYKKVKVGCEAPNSKVVKVTTASSHRCKMIEPNQPGGGGGGGRLGEPDECHLLDLESSGRPLVVNFGSATUPPFVSHLPTFVRLVEDFSHVADFVLVYIDEAHPSDGWAAPPTGPRSFDVRKHQSLEERLGAARQLIDHFSLPPQCQLVADCMDNNANMAYGVSNERVCIVQRRKLILNNLSLSVTTTTPPPT, from the exons ATGACGGGCAACTTGTACGCAGCAGCTGTGAGCGATCGCGTGCAGAGGGACGAAATGGGCATGGCCAGCGAAGACCTGCTGGTGACCCTGCAAATATTACCCGCTTTCTTTTCCAACTGCCTTTTCCTGGCGCTCTACGACTCAATGGTGCTCGTCAAGCGCATTGTTTCGCGCTTGCGTTGCTCCAGgtccgccgccgctgccgctgccgccggCTCGGGAAAGTGGCGTCGCATGTTGACAAGGGCTGGGATCCGCTCCATCTGGAAGAGTTTCTTGCTGGACGCTTACAAAAAG GTCAAAGTGGGCTGCGAGGCACCAAACTCCAAAGTGGTCAAGGTGACGACAGCCAGTTCTCATCGGTGCAAGATGATTGAGCCTAACCAgccaggcggcggcggcggcggcgggaggCTCGGCGAGCCGGACGAATGCCACCTCCTGGATTTGGAATCGTCAGGTCGCCCTCTGGTGGTCAACTTTGGCTCAGCCACTTGACCCCCCTTTGTCAGCCACCTGCCCACCTTCGTGCGCTTGGTGGAAGACTTCAGCCACGTGGCTGACTTTGTGCTGGTGTACATCGACGAGGCTCATCCATCTGACGGCTGGGCGGCCCCGCCTACGGGCCCTCGCTCTTTTGACGTACGCAAGCATCAAAGTTTAGAAGAGAGGCTGGGAGCGGCACGCCAGCTGATTGATCACTTTTCTCTGCCCCCACAGTGTCAGCTGGTAGCTGACTGTATGGACAACAATGCTAATATGGCTTACGGCGTTTCCAACGAACGCGTGTGTATAGTACAACGCAGAAAG tTGATCCTCAATAACCTGTCCTTAAgtgtaacaacaacaacaccaccaccaaccTAG
- the dio2 gene encoding type II iodothyronine deiodinase isoform X1: MTGNLYAAAVSDRVQRDEMGMASEDLLVTLQILPAFFSNCLFLALYDSMVLVKRIVSRLRCSRSAAAAAAAGSGKWRRMLTRAGIRSIWKSFLLDAYKKVKVGCEAPNSKVVKVTTASSHRCKMIEPNQPGGGGGGGRLGEPDECHLLDLESSGRPLVVNFGSATUPPFVSHLPTFVRLVEDFSHVADFVLVYIDEAHPSDGWAAPPTGPRSFDVRKHQSLEERLGAARQLIDHFSLPPQCQLVADCMDNNANMAYGVSNERVCIVQRRKVRYLGGKGPFFYNLNHVRQWLEQSYGKR; encoded by the exons ATGACGGGCAACTTGTACGCAGCAGCTGTGAGCGATCGCGTGCAGAGGGACGAAATGGGCATGGCCAGCGAAGACCTGCTGGTGACCCTGCAAATATTACCCGCTTTCTTTTCCAACTGCCTTTTCCTGGCGCTCTACGACTCAATGGTGCTCGTCAAGCGCATTGTTTCGCGCTTGCGTTGCTCCAGgtccgccgccgctgccgctgccgccggCTCGGGAAAGTGGCGTCGCATGTTGACAAGGGCTGGGATCCGCTCCATCTGGAAGAGTTTCTTGCTGGACGCTTACAAAAAG GTCAAAGTGGGCTGCGAGGCACCAAACTCCAAAGTGGTCAAGGTGACGACAGCCAGTTCTCATCGGTGCAAGATGATTGAGCCTAACCAgccaggcggcggcggcggcggcgggaggCTCGGCGAGCCGGACGAATGCCACCTCCTGGATTTGGAATCGTCAGGTCGCCCTCTGGTGGTCAACTTTGGCTCAGCCACTTGACCCCCCTTTGTCAGCCACCTGCCCACCTTCGTGCGCTTGGTGGAAGACTTCAGCCACGTGGCTGACTTTGTGCTGGTGTACATCGACGAGGCTCATCCATCTGACGGCTGGGCGGCCCCGCCTACGGGCCCTCGCTCTTTTGACGTACGCAAGCATCAAAGTTTAGAAGAGAGGCTGGGAGCGGCACGCCAGCTGATTGATCACTTTTCTCTGCCCCCACAGTGTCAGCTGGTAGCTGACTGTATGGACAACAATGCTAATATGGCTTACGGCGTTTCCAACGAACGCGTGTGTATAGTACAACGCAGAAAGGTACGCTATCTGGGCGGCAAGGGgccttttttttacaatctcAACCATGTGCGCCAGTGGCTGGAACAAAGCTATGGCAAACGGtag
- the dio2 gene encoding type II iodothyronine deiodinase isoform X3, whose amino-acid sequence MTGNLYAAAVSDRVQRDEMGMASEDLLVTLQILPAFFSNCLFLALYDSMVLVKRIVSRLRCSRSAAAAAAAGSGKWRRMLTRAGIRSIWKSFLLDAYKKVKVGCEAPNSKVVKVTTASSHRCKMIEPNQPGGGGGGGRLGEPDECHLLDLESSGRPLVVNFGSATUPPFVSHLPTFVRLVEDFSHVADFVLVYIDEAHPSDGWAAPPTGPRSFDCQLVADCMDNNANMAYGVSNERVCIVQRRKLILNNLSLSVTTTTPPPT is encoded by the exons ATGACGGGCAACTTGTACGCAGCAGCTGTGAGCGATCGCGTGCAGAGGGACGAAATGGGCATGGCCAGCGAAGACCTGCTGGTGACCCTGCAAATATTACCCGCTTTCTTTTCCAACTGCCTTTTCCTGGCGCTCTACGACTCAATGGTGCTCGTCAAGCGCATTGTTTCGCGCTTGCGTTGCTCCAGgtccgccgccgctgccgctgccgccggCTCGGGAAAGTGGCGTCGCATGTTGACAAGGGCTGGGATCCGCTCCATCTGGAAGAGTTTCTTGCTGGACGCTTACAAAAAG GTCAAAGTGGGCTGCGAGGCACCAAACTCCAAAGTGGTCAAGGTGACGACAGCCAGTTCTCATCGGTGCAAGATGATTGAGCCTAACCAgccaggcggcggcggcggcggcgggaggCTCGGCGAGCCGGACGAATGCCACCTCCTGGATTTGGAATCGTCAGGTCGCCCTCTGGTGGTCAACTTTGGCTCAGCCACTTGACCCCCCTTTGTCAGCCACCTGCCCACCTTCGTGCGCTTGGTGGAAGACTTCAGCCACGTGGCTGACTTTGTGCTGGTGTACATCGACGAGGCTCATCCATCTGACGGCTGGGCGGCCCCGCCTACGGGCCCTCGCTCTTTTGAC TGTCAGCTGGTAGCTGACTGTATGGACAACAATGCTAATATGGCTTACGGCGTTTCCAACGAACGCGTGTGTATAGTACAACGCAGAAAG tTGATCCTCAATAACCTGTCCTTAAgtgtaacaacaacaacaccaccaccaaccTAG